The Manihot esculenta cultivar AM560-2 chromosome 1, M.esculenta_v8, whole genome shotgun sequence genome has a window encoding:
- the LOC110630334 gene encoding uncharacterized protein LOC110630334 isoform X4, producing MASNVHHPKKEDFDESPLKKSKIEDGFLDEGSAKEPKAEDKDNKEWIDYSDEYKRELLKKYKEDFAASEGFEHDYWPARMTCPSTWDWLTVGERIHLGDDIMCTEWVNDALDFAVRKENEKGANLEVVKAIIATTFQPFLYYITFEAKDLTTKETKEYQTRVVWDPFTRSDADADVEIFRLRKDKKEEP from the exons ATGGCTTCCAATGTCCATCATCCAAAGAAGGAAGACTTTGACGAATCACCATTGAAGAAATCAAAGATTGAGGATGGCTTCCTCGACGAAGGGTCTGCTAAGGAACCAAAGGCTGAAGATAAAGACAACAAAGAATGGATTGATTATTCGGATGAATACAAACGGGAATTGCTAAAAAAATACAAAGAGGATTTTGCAGCAAGCGAG GGTTTTGAACACGACTATTGGCCCGCGCGAATGACTTGTCCCTCGACATGGGATTGGCTTACTGTTGGTGAACGCATCCATCTGGGTGATGATATTATGTGCACGGAATGGGTCAATGATGCCCTTGACTTTGCTGTTAGGAAAGAGAATGAAAAG GGGGCAAATCTCGAAGTCGTTAAGGCTATTATAGCAACCACTTTTCAACCTTTTCTGTATTACATAACTTTTGAAGCTAAAGACTTGACTACGAAGGAAACTAAAGAATATCAAACTAGGGTCGTTTGGGATCCATTTACCCGTTCTGACGCTGATGCTGATGTTGAGATTTTCAGgcttagaaaagataaaaaagaggag CCATAA
- the LOC110630334 gene encoding uncharacterized protein LOC110630334 isoform X2, with protein sequence MASNVHHPKKEDFDESPLKKSKIEDGFLDEGSAKEPKAEDKDNKEWIDYSDEYKRELLKKYKEDFAASEGFEHDYWPARMTCPSTWDWLTVGERIHLGDDIMCTEWVNDALDFAVRKENEKGANLEVVKAIIATTFQPFLYYITFEAKDLTTKETKEYQTRVVWDPFTRSDADADVEIFRLRKDKKEEGF encoded by the exons ATGGCTTCCAATGTCCATCATCCAAAGAAGGAAGACTTTGACGAATCACCATTGAAGAAATCAAAGATTGAGGATGGCTTCCTCGACGAAGGGTCTGCTAAGGAACCAAAGGCTGAAGATAAAGACAACAAAGAATGGATTGATTATTCGGATGAATACAAACGGGAATTGCTAAAAAAATACAAAGAGGATTTTGCAGCAAGCGAG GGTTTTGAACACGACTATTGGCCCGCGCGAATGACTTGTCCCTCGACATGGGATTGGCTTACTGTTGGTGAACGCATCCATCTGGGTGATGATATTATGTGCACGGAATGGGTCAATGATGCCCTTGACTTTGCTGTTAGGAAAGAGAATGAAAAG GGGGCAAATCTCGAAGTCGTTAAGGCTATTATAGCAACCACTTTTCAACCTTTTCTGTATTACATAACTTTTGAAGCTAAAGACTTGACTACGAAGGAAACTAAAGAATATCAAACTAGGGTCGTTTGGGATCCATTTACCCGTTCTGACGCTGATGCTGATGTTGAGATTTTCAGgcttagaaaagataaaaaagaggag GGTTTCTAA
- the LOC110630334 gene encoding uncharacterized protein LOC110630334 isoform X3 — MASNVHHPKKEDFDESPLKKSKIEDGFLDEGSAKEPKAEDKDNKEWIDYSDEYKRELLKKYKEDFAASEGFEHDYWPARMTCPSTWDWLTVGERIHLGDDIMCTEWVNDALDFAVRKENEKGANLEVVKAIIATTFQPFLYYITFEAKDLTTKETKEYQTRVVWDPFTRSDADADVEIFRLRKDKKEES, encoded by the exons ATGGCTTCCAATGTCCATCATCCAAAGAAGGAAGACTTTGACGAATCACCATTGAAGAAATCAAAGATTGAGGATGGCTTCCTCGACGAAGGGTCTGCTAAGGAACCAAAGGCTGAAGATAAAGACAACAAAGAATGGATTGATTATTCGGATGAATACAAACGGGAATTGCTAAAAAAATACAAAGAGGATTTTGCAGCAAGCGAG GGTTTTGAACACGACTATTGGCCCGCGCGAATGACTTGTCCCTCGACATGGGATTGGCTTACTGTTGGTGAACGCATCCATCTGGGTGATGATATTATGTGCACGGAATGGGTCAATGATGCCCTTGACTTTGCTGTTAGGAAAGAGAATGAAAAG GGGGCAAATCTCGAAGTCGTTAAGGCTATTATAGCAACCACTTTTCAACCTTTTCTGTATTACATAACTTTTGAAGCTAAAGACTTGACTACGAAGGAAACTAAAGAATATCAAACTAGGGTCGTTTGGGATCCATTTACCCGTTCTGACGCTGATGCTGATGTTGAGATTTTCAGgcttagaaaagataaaaaagaggag TCATAA
- the LOC110630334 gene encoding uncharacterized protein LOC110630334 isoform X1 gives MASNVHHPKKEDFDESPLKKSKIEDGFLDEGSAKEPKAEDKDNKEWIDYSDEYKRELLKKYKEDFAASEGFEHDYWPARMTCPSTWDWLTVGERIHLGDDIMCTEWVNDALDFAVRKENEKGANLEVVKAIIATTFQPFLYYITFEAKDLTTKETKEYQTRVVWDPFTRSDADADVEIFRLRKDKKEESLVP, from the exons ATGGCTTCCAATGTCCATCATCCAAAGAAGGAAGACTTTGACGAATCACCATTGAAGAAATCAAAGATTGAGGATGGCTTCCTCGACGAAGGGTCTGCTAAGGAACCAAAGGCTGAAGATAAAGACAACAAAGAATGGATTGATTATTCGGATGAATACAAACGGGAATTGCTAAAAAAATACAAAGAGGATTTTGCAGCAAGCGAG GGTTTTGAACACGACTATTGGCCCGCGCGAATGACTTGTCCCTCGACATGGGATTGGCTTACTGTTGGTGAACGCATCCATCTGGGTGATGATATTATGTGCACGGAATGGGTCAATGATGCCCTTGACTTTGCTGTTAGGAAAGAGAATGAAAAG GGGGCAAATCTCGAAGTCGTTAAGGCTATTATAGCAACCACTTTTCAACCTTTTCTGTATTACATAACTTTTGAAGCTAAAGACTTGACTACGAAGGAAACTAAAGAATATCAAACTAGGGTCGTTTGGGATCCATTTACCCGTTCTGACGCTGATGCTGATGTTGAGATTTTCAGgcttagaaaagataaaaaagaggag TCGCTAGTCCCCTGA